Proteins encoded within one genomic window of Spiribacter curvatus:
- a CDS encoding YgaP family membrane protein has product MLKRNIGPVDRTLRIAVGLALIALAVFNQGMAWGWIGVVPLATAVFSVCPAYSLLGLNTCGRST; this is encoded by the coding sequence ATGCTTAAAAGGAACATCGGACCCGTTGACCGAACCCTACGCATCGCAGTGGGCCTCGCCCTGATCGCGCTGGCGGTCTTCAATCAGGGCATGGCGTGGGGCTGGATCGGTGTAGTGCCGTTGGCAACCGCTGTGTTCAGCGTCTGCCCGGCCTATAGCCTGCTCGGTCTGAATACCTGCGGTCGCAGCACCTGA
- a CDS encoding proton-conducting transporter membrane subunit, which translates to MNAYLLPLVSAATLALVALLAIRTPGRRPQRLLLAAEAATLVALGGAIATAVLFALFGPGTSPLLGAGGIGLSARVDSVSVPMILLVAFIGWVVVRYARVYLDGEARQGVFMGWLLAALAAVLLLVQSGNLIQLALAWIVTGRCLQQLLCFYAERPRAVRAARNRLVFVRVGDIALVGALGLLVWQFDSTDIATVLESARSATGTGILQGTVALLAVAALLKSAQFPTHGWLTTVMEAPTPVSALLHAGVVNAGGFLLIRLADVALLSPGVLAVLVVVGGFTALFGAMVMLTQSAVKTSLAWSTIAQMGFMIMQCGLALFPLALLHIVAHSLYKAHAFLFSGAAIDGVANIRRPGPVATPSPRAVGRAFLIALLIFGVIGFAFGLDDKPPQAIALGAMLIFGVAYLIAQGLADAAPRTLTRRTALYSVGASISYFTLQIGADAFTARALPVAPAPGPLEWALLILTVTSFGLVALAQALFPLWAYHPAVGGLRVHLANGLYVHVLVERLLGHYGDPHVR; encoded by the coding sequence ATGAACGCCTATCTTCTGCCATTAGTGAGTGCCGCGACACTGGCACTGGTCGCCCTGCTGGCCATTCGGACACCCGGGCGGCGGCCACAGCGACTGTTACTCGCGGCCGAGGCGGCGACCCTTGTCGCCCTGGGTGGCGCCATCGCCACCGCCGTCCTATTCGCGCTTTTCGGTCCGGGAACCAGCCCCCTCCTTGGTGCCGGCGGTATTGGTCTGAGCGCCCGTGTCGACAGCGTCAGCGTCCCGATGATCCTGCTGGTCGCTTTCATCGGCTGGGTGGTGGTGCGCTATGCCCGGGTCTATCTCGATGGCGAGGCCCGCCAGGGGGTATTCATGGGCTGGCTGCTGGCGGCGCTGGCCGCGGTCCTGCTCCTGGTGCAGTCGGGTAATCTCATCCAACTCGCGCTGGCCTGGATCGTCACCGGTCGCTGCCTCCAGCAGCTTCTGTGCTTTTATGCCGAGCGCCCCCGGGCGGTCCGTGCCGCCCGTAACCGGCTGGTCTTTGTGCGGGTTGGTGACATCGCCCTGGTCGGCGCACTTGGGCTGCTGGTCTGGCAGTTCGACAGCACCGATATCGCGACGGTGCTCGAGAGCGCCCGGTCCGCCACCGGCACCGGCATCCTGCAGGGGACAGTCGCGCTGCTGGCCGTCGCCGCACTGCTCAAGTCGGCGCAATTCCCCACCCATGGCTGGCTCACGACGGTAATGGAGGCCCCAACACCGGTGTCGGCCCTGCTCCATGCCGGCGTGGTCAATGCCGGCGGCTTCCTGCTGATCCGCCTCGCCGATGTTGCCCTGCTGAGCCCCGGAGTGCTCGCCGTGCTGGTGGTCGTGGGCGGCTTCACGGCCCTGTTTGGTGCCATGGTCATGCTGACCCAGTCCGCGGTGAAAACCTCGCTTGCCTGGTCAACCATCGCGCAGATGGGGTTCATGATCATGCAGTGCGGTCTTGCGCTATTCCCACTCGCGCTACTGCATATCGTCGCCCACTCACTTTATAAGGCTCATGCGTTCCTGTTCTCCGGCGCCGCCATCGACGGCGTCGCCAACATCCGCCGCCCCGGGCCGGTCGCCACTCCAAGCCCGAGGGCGGTGGGCCGCGCCTTCCTCATCGCCCTGCTGATCTTCGGGGTGATCGGGTTCGCCTTCGGCCTCGATGACAAGCCCCCTCAGGCCATCGCGCTCGGCGCCATGCTGATTTTCGGTGTCGCCTATCTAATCGCTCAGGGCCTCGCCGATGCCGCGCCGCGCACACTGACCCGACGCACCGCGCTCTACTCCGTCGGCGCGTCGATCAGCTATTTCACGCTCCAGATCGGTGCGGATGCCTTCACCGCCCGCGCGCTACCGGTGGCACCGGCGCCCGGCCCCCTGGAGTGGGCACTGCTGATACTGACCGTCACCAGCTTCGGGCTGGTCGCGCTGGCTCAGGCGCTCTTCCCCCTCTGGGCCTATCACCCGGCGGTGGGGGGATTGCGGGTGCATCTCGCCAACGGCCTGTATGTCCACGTTCTCGTCGAGCGCCTGCTCGGCCACTACGGAGATCCCCATGTCCGCTGA
- a CDS encoding sulfurtransferase yields the protein MNMRLPELLVATLLGVAMTLPGMAVAQTTDAVAVPGPVVDAEWVLDHEKATTLINVSRRPSNYDATGFIDDAPFVGLSEFMTERPGMKGTIQYLAPSPERFETVMQGLGVDDDDAIVIAPAGDRVYGDATVATRFYWQLKYLGHDNVAILDGGVAAWDAAGGAVADSPGSSANGRYTAGAARDALFSATEDVQAVIDGGRSAQLVDNRPLVQFTGQMSKDYVDGNGHLPGARPVPFTLFVEVRDGVVYWRSPKSAQSIVSAMLPDVDGPIINYCNSGHVSSLAWFGMSEIADLPNVSLYDGSLHEWTLDGDRSLVIGE from the coding sequence ATGAATATGCGCTTACCTGAATTACTCGTCGCGACCCTTTTGGGCGTCGCGATGACGCTACCCGGTATGGCGGTCGCCCAGACGACTGACGCGGTGGCGGTACCGGGGCCGGTGGTGGATGCCGAATGGGTGCTGGATCATGAAAAAGCCACCACTCTCATTAATGTCTCGCGTCGTCCGTCCAATTACGATGCCACCGGATTCATTGACGACGCGCCGTTTGTCGGGCTGTCCGAATTCATGACTGAGCGCCCAGGCATGAAGGGCACAATCCAGTATCTGGCGCCGTCACCCGAGCGCTTTGAGACCGTCATGCAAGGGCTGGGCGTGGATGATGACGATGCGATTGTCATCGCACCGGCGGGTGACAGGGTCTATGGCGATGCGACAGTGGCCACCCGGTTTTACTGGCAACTGAAATACCTTGGCCACGACAACGTGGCGATCCTTGATGGGGGCGTGGCCGCCTGGGATGCCGCGGGTGGCGCGGTTGCGGATTCGCCCGGATCGTCGGCGAATGGCCGTTATACCGCCGGCGCTGCTCGGGATGCGTTGTTCTCGGCGACGGAGGACGTCCAGGCCGTGATTGATGGCGGGCGATCAGCGCAACTGGTGGATAATCGTCCGCTTGTCCAGTTCACCGGCCAGATGAGCAAAGACTATGTGGATGGCAATGGCCATCTGCCCGGTGCCCGACCTGTTCCGTTCACACTCTTTGTAGAGGTCCGGGATGGCGTGGTCTATTGGCGCTCGCCGAAATCGGCACAGTCGATTGTCTCGGCGATGCTGCCTGACGTGGATGGCCCGATCATCAATTATTGCAATTCGGGCCACGTATCGTCGCTGGCCTGGTTCGGAATGTCCGAGATTGCCGACCTGCCCAATGTCTCGCTCTACGATGGCTCACTGCATGAGTGGACCCTCGACGGTGATCGCTCACTGGTGATCGGCGAATAA
- the hemH gene encoding ferrochelatase: MPMYTSKPNARHDDAPRLGVLVTNLGTPDAPTTSALRRYLAEFLGDPRVVEINRVLWWLLLHGVILRTRPKKSAAAYAEVWEEGGSPLLTIGKQQTAAIDERLQERMNGPVSVKLAMRYGNPSIREKLQELRDEGAERIVVLPLYPQYSATTVGSTYDAVFDELKKWRKIPELRLVGQYHDDPGYITALANSIREHREVHGKPEKMLFSFHGMPRRYLLNGDNYHCQCQKTARLVAEQLELADDEWQVTFQSLFGREVWLQPYTDETVKSLAESGMKTLDVICPGFSADCLETLEEIEGENAEIFEDNGGEHLRYIRALNAREDHVDMLTDLVVDHVQGWPEADPSVRRSRRDPQATLERAQAMGSSQWMDE, from the coding sequence ATGCCGATGTACACTTCCAAGCCCAACGCACGCCACGATGATGCCCCGCGTCTGGGCGTGCTGGTCACCAACCTTGGCACGCCCGATGCGCCGACAACGTCCGCACTTCGCCGCTATCTTGCGGAGTTTCTGGGCGACCCGCGTGTTGTGGAGATCAACCGGGTGCTCTGGTGGCTACTGCTTCATGGGGTGATACTGCGTACCCGGCCCAAGAAATCCGCCGCCGCCTACGCGGAAGTCTGGGAGGAAGGCGGTTCCCCGCTGCTGACCATCGGCAAGCAACAGACCGCGGCGATCGATGAGCGGCTGCAGGAGCGGATGAACGGGCCCGTCTCGGTCAAGCTTGCAATGCGCTACGGCAACCCGTCGATCCGCGAAAAGCTCCAGGAACTCCGGGATGAGGGGGCAGAGCGCATCGTGGTGCTGCCGCTCTATCCGCAGTATTCGGCAACCACCGTCGGTTCGACCTATGATGCCGTCTTCGATGAGCTCAAGAAGTGGCGCAAGATCCCCGAGCTTCGGCTGGTCGGCCAGTACCACGACGATCCCGGCTACATCACAGCGCTTGCGAACAGTATCCGTGAGCATCGCGAAGTCCATGGCAAGCCTGAGAAGATGCTGTTCTCCTTCCACGGGATGCCGCGGCGATACCTGCTCAACGGCGATAACTATCATTGCCAGTGCCAGAAGACCGCCCGTCTGGTCGCCGAACAGCTGGAACTGGCGGACGATGAGTGGCAGGTGACCTTCCAGTCGCTGTTCGGGCGTGAGGTCTGGCTGCAGCCCTATACCGACGAGACCGTGAAGTCGCTCGCGGAATCCGGCATGAAGACCCTGGACGTCATCTGTCCCGGCTTTTCCGCCGACTGCCTTGAGACGCTTGAGGAAATCGAGGGCGAGAACGCCGAGATCTTCGAAGACAACGGTGGCGAGCACCTGCGCTACATCCGCGCACTCAATGCGCGCGAGGATCATGTCGACATGCTCACGGATCTGGTGGTGGATCATGTGCAGGGCTGGCCAGAGGCTGATCCTTCGGTCAGGCGCAGTCGCCGTGACCCGCAGGCGACCCTCGAGCGGGCGCAGGCCATGGGCAGCAGTCAGTGGATGGATGAATAG
- a CDS encoding LysE/ArgO family amino acid transporter: MGLGLIVAIGAQNAFVLKQGLNGQHVFTVCLVCALSDAILITIGVTSFGQVTAWLPWLEPAMRTAGALFLFLYGARSLLAAVRHQGALQPDSAVAGGRPKDSLRTTLVTCLAITWLNPHVYLDTVVMLGTVSSQYQGTRGAFAGGAISGSFLFFFTLGYGAQRLQRLFARPMVWRLLEAAIGAVMWLIAAQLALGV, translated from the coding sequence GTGGGCCTTGGGCTCATCGTCGCGATCGGTGCCCAGAACGCCTTTGTCCTTAAACAGGGCCTCAACGGACAACATGTCTTTACGGTATGTCTTGTCTGCGCGCTCTCCGACGCGATCCTGATCACCATTGGCGTAACCAGCTTTGGCCAGGTAACTGCCTGGCTACCCTGGCTCGAACCGGCTATGCGCACGGCCGGCGCACTCTTCCTTTTCCTCTATGGCGCCCGAAGCCTGCTGGCCGCGGTGCGTCACCAGGGTGCGCTGCAGCCGGATAGCGCCGTCGCTGGCGGCAGGCCCAAGGACTCACTGCGCACGACGCTGGTCACCTGCCTGGCCATAACCTGGCTCAATCCGCACGTCTATCTGGATACGGTGGTGATGCTGGGCACCGTCTCTTCTCAGTACCAGGGGACCCGGGGTGCATTCGCCGGCGGTGCGATCTCGGGGTCTTTCCTGTTCTTCTTCACGTTGGGCTACGGCGCGCAGAGACTGCAACGCCTCTTCGCCCGCCCAATGGTCTGGCGCCTGCTCGAGGCCGCAATCGGCGCTGTCATGTGGCTGATCGCCGCCCAGCTGGCGCTGGGGGTTTAG
- a CDS encoding CsgG/HfaB family protein — translation MPTTQRLLTFGALMAIALLVAGCASVSGSGEYNRSYDFATVERTAVVSVDGIGGQAARDQVASMFNQALLGRGYSPVERSQIKTVLTEQDFSRSDVTTASGAAKAGEILNVDSVVLVNVPEFGDDMSMSGQMVDVSNGTILWSASGSARTGADMTRRAGQILGAIGGGIIGAEVGGDGDTGAILGGVGGAVGGGVAGDALSTQRQEQTAVLVDQLTRSLPARGMVSDDGE, via the coding sequence ATGCCAACAACACAGCGCTTACTGACTTTTGGGGCCCTGATGGCCATCGCACTGCTGGTCGCGGGTTGCGCCTCGGTCAGCGGTAGCGGGGAGTACAACCGCAGCTATGACTTCGCGACGGTGGAGCGCACCGCCGTGGTCTCGGTGGATGGTATCGGCGGCCAGGCGGCCCGGGATCAGGTTGCCAGCATGTTCAATCAGGCGCTGCTGGGCCGCGGCTACAGCCCGGTCGAGCGCAGCCAGATCAAGACCGTTCTCACCGAACAGGATTTCTCCCGTTCGGATGTGACGACTGCCTCGGGAGCGGCGAAGGCAGGCGAGATTCTCAACGTCGACAGTGTCGTGCTGGTCAACGTCCCTGAATTCGGCGACGACATGAGCATGAGCGGCCAGATGGTGGATGTGAGCAACGGCACGATCCTCTGGTCGGCTTCCGGCAGTGCACGCACCGGTGCGGACATGACCCGTCGGGCGGGTCAGATACTGGGCGCGATCGGTGGCGGCATCATTGGCGCGGAGGTCGGCGGTGACGGCGACACGGGCGCCATTCTCGGCGGCGTGGGTGGCGCTGTGGGCGGTGGCGTTGCCGGTGATGCCCTGTCCACCCAGCGCCAGGAGCAGACCGCCGTGCTGGTTGATCAGCTGACCCGGAGCCTGCCGGCACGCGGGATGGTCAGCGACGACGGAGAATGA
- a CDS encoding cytochrome ubiquinol oxidase subunit I, with protein sequence MEFDPVLISRIQFAFIISFHAIFPVFTIGLASYIALLEGLHFKTGNRAWAQLSRFWTKVFAVAFGMGVVSGIVMSFQFGTNWSNFSQASANFLGPVLSYEVVTAFFLEAAFLGVLLFGREKVPRGTHLFAACMVALGTFISAFWILAANSWMHTPAGVDFRDGVFHVTSWTEAIFNPSFPYRFTHMAVASFLTGSFVVAGISAWYLLKGHMVEANKKALSMCLWMILFLAPAQAVIGDFHGLNTMEYQPTKLAAMEGNWETQAGAPLLLFALPSKDEQGNLFEVGVPNLASIILTHHADGVVPGINEASAAEQPPVSIVFWTFRTMVGIGFLMIAIGIWGLVLRLRRQLYEPGLFHRVMPLMIAAPFIAVVAGWFTTESGRAPWLVYGMVSFSEGITPSLSGWMAVVSLIGYMAVYAVVYGAGGYYLWQVVKGGMDETVPGSDESGAHPKRPLSGGGPIGNAAPAAPLKGDWT encoded by the coding sequence ATGGAATTTGATCCAGTACTGATATCGCGGATCCAGTTCGCTTTTATCATCTCGTTCCACGCCATCTTCCCGGTGTTCACCATCGGGCTGGCGTCGTATATCGCGCTGCTGGAAGGCCTGCACTTTAAGACCGGCAACCGGGCATGGGCCCAGTTATCACGGTTCTGGACGAAGGTCTTCGCTGTCGCGTTTGGCATGGGCGTGGTCTCGGGCATCGTGATGTCGTTCCAGTTCGGTACCAACTGGAGCAACTTCTCACAGGCATCCGCAAATTTCCTCGGGCCCGTTCTGAGTTACGAGGTGGTGACCGCGTTCTTCCTCGAGGCCGCATTCCTGGGTGTACTGCTATTCGGCCGCGAGAAGGTGCCGCGGGGCACTCATCTGTTCGCGGCATGCATGGTTGCCCTGGGAACGTTCATCTCGGCGTTCTGGATCCTTGCCGCCAACAGCTGGATGCATACGCCCGCCGGCGTTGATTTCCGCGACGGTGTATTCCATGTAACGAGCTGGACCGAGGCGATCTTTAATCCGTCGTTCCCGTATCGGTTCACGCACATGGCCGTTGCCAGCTTCCTGACCGGCAGTTTCGTGGTTGCCGGCATCAGCGCCTGGTATCTGCTCAAGGGCCACATGGTCGAGGCGAACAAGAAGGCACTGTCGATGTGTCTGTGGATGATCCTGTTCCTGGCGCCGGCACAGGCGGTGATCGGTGACTTCCACGGCCTCAACACCATGGAATACCAGCCGACGAAGCTGGCTGCGATGGAAGGCAACTGGGAAACCCAGGCCGGTGCGCCACTGCTGCTGTTTGCACTGCCAAGCAAGGACGAGCAAGGCAACCTGTTCGAGGTCGGTGTACCGAACCTGGCAAGCATCATCCTTACCCATCACGCGGACGGCGTGGTTCCGGGTATCAATGAGGCCTCTGCGGCAGAGCAGCCACCGGTATCGATCGTTTTCTGGACGTTCCGCACCATGGTGGGCATCGGATTCCTGATGATCGCCATCGGCATCTGGGGCTTGGTCCTGCGACTCCGCCGGCAGCTCTATGAGCCGGGACTGTTCCACCGGGTGATGCCGTTGATGATTGCTGCGCCATTCATCGCTGTTGTCGCAGGCTGGTTCACTACGGAATCGGGGCGGGCGCCCTGGCTGGTCTACGGCATGGTCAGCTTCTCTGAGGGCATCACTCCGTCATTGAGTGGCTGGATGGCCGTTGTCAGCCTGATCGGCTATATGGCGGTCTACGCCGTGGTCTACGGTGCTGGCGGCTATTATCTCTGGCAGGTCGTCAAGGGCGGCATGGATGAGACGGTCCCCGGTAGCGATGAGTCTGGCGCCCATCCCAAGCGTCCGCTCTCCGGCGGTGGCCCGATCGGCAATGCAGCGCCCGCTGCGCCGCTGAAGGGAGACTGGACATGA
- the cydB gene encoding cytochrome d ubiquinol oxidase subunit II encodes MIDFTMIWAAIIAFGVIMYVLMDGFDLGVGILYPFAPDEESRDIMMNSVAPFWDGNETWLVLGGAGLLGAFPLVYSVLLPALYLGVFLLLAGLIFRGVAFEFRFKASREKKAYWSTAFCVGSGVAALAQGIVVGSYIQGYQTENMVYTGGAFDWLTPFSLLTGVGLLIGYALLGSTWLIMKTEGSVQDWAYRMTPRLLAGLLSIFLIISFWTPLVDEFVRDRWFSNLFVIWLLPAGAMGCAYLILRAVRRRDEGLPFVATMGLFVFTYLGLLASKWPYVVPPDYTLYDAASAPESQAFLLVGVLFVIPVVLAYTAWTYWVFRGKVRAGEGYH; translated from the coding sequence ATGATCGACTTCACAATGATCTGGGCGGCCATCATTGCCTTTGGCGTGATCATGTACGTCCTGATGGACGGCTTCGATCTGGGCGTGGGGATCCTCTATCCCTTCGCTCCGGACGAAGAGTCGCGCGACATCATGATGAATTCGGTCGCGCCCTTCTGGGACGGTAACGAGACCTGGCTGGTACTGGGCGGCGCCGGCCTGCTGGGCGCTTTCCCGCTGGTTTATTCTGTGCTGCTGCCGGCCCTGTACCTCGGCGTATTCCTCCTGCTTGCCGGGCTGATCTTCCGCGGAGTCGCCTTCGAATTCCGATTCAAGGCAAGCCGCGAGAAAAAAGCCTACTGGAGTACCGCGTTCTGCGTGGGCTCGGGCGTTGCCGCCCTGGCTCAGGGGATTGTCGTCGGCTCTTACATTCAGGGCTATCAGACCGAGAATATGGTCTATACCGGCGGTGCGTTTGACTGGCTGACGCCGTTCTCGCTGCTGACCGGTGTCGGGCTGCTTATCGGCTACGCGCTGCTCGGCAGCACGTGGCTGATCATGAAGACCGAGGGATCAGTCCAGGATTGGGCATACCGTATGACGCCAAGGCTGCTCGCCGGACTGCTCAGCATCTTCCTCATCATCAGTTTCTGGACGCCGCTGGTCGACGAATTCGTGCGCGATCGCTGGTTCAGCAACCTGTTCGTGATCTGGCTGCTGCCAGCCGGCGCGATGGGATGCGCCTATCTCATCCTCCGGGCGGTCCGTCGTCGGGATGAAGGGCTACCGTTTGTCGCGACGATGGGGCTTTTCGTCTTTACCTACCTCGGACTGCTCGCCAGTAAGTGGCCCTACGTCGTCCCGCCGGACTACACGCTCTATGACGCTGCCTCGGCGCCGGAGTCGCAGGCCTTCCTACTGGTCGGCGTGCTTTTCGTGATCCCGGTCGTTCTGGCCTACACCGCCTGGACCTACTGGGTCTTCCGCGGCAAGGTTCGTGCCGGCGAGGGCTATCACTAG
- a CDS encoding YbcC family protein, with product MSADPMIIADQVGRQIPPLWPLSASVAVNPFMGQTHQTLADTHARLRRIGGIDAIAPRAWHCEQLDAATMTEADLLAALMASPHAERPADCEQLMAAARQPRPAAEPTPTVAELARSISGTDWPEIVEERIGHWAGGYFDQGQALWAAPRRGDTWTAFRSHAVHDLTPEILGLTGFARFVADAPDRPGIYLQRAIERLQLTPEMLPTYWHSLLLTLGGWAQYARYQQWQAELEGDTDSTLVELLAIRLLWDEALFTHYGDALSAAWADARARHAQPVTLSADDVVDEILQEAAERARQRQLAEAMGTTDDDTESVPPNAAPRPALQAAFCIDVRSEVFRRALEQVVPAAQTMGFAGFFGVPVTHQGFASDLQESRLPALLQPSLHSRAGGGGQDAADTARRHTARAKRAWGRFKLAAVSSFAFVEAMGPVYITRLAREALGIADRPLPGGPTPHLTPLPAARERVDTAETILRAMSLTDGFAPLVLLMGHGASVTNNPHGSALQCGACGGYAGDVNARLLAGLLNDTSVRAGLKNRGITFPEDTCFMAGLHDTTRDRVQLYDQDLETAVDRDLLIRVQTWMADAGELARTERGRSLPHAESTRAIERRARDWSEVRPEWGLAGCQMLIAAPRTVTRGIDLGGQAFLHDYDWRADAGQDYPVLELILTAPVIVASWISLQYYGSAVAPALFGAGNKLIHNIVGGIGVLEGNGGMLRTGLPWQSVHDGEGRRHDPLRLTVAIQAPKAAISDTLARHPSVQALFDNRWLHLLAMDNQGRLAWRYTSDGQWSPMAHHLEGGHDGDAG from the coding sequence ATGTCCGCTGATCCGATGATCATCGCCGATCAGGTCGGCCGCCAGATCCCGCCGCTCTGGCCCCTGTCCGCCTCCGTCGCCGTCAATCCGTTCATGGGTCAGACGCATCAGACACTCGCGGACACCCATGCCCGACTGCGCCGGATTGGCGGGATCGACGCGATTGCACCACGGGCCTGGCACTGCGAGCAGTTGGACGCCGCCACGATGACTGAGGCCGATCTGCTGGCTGCGTTGATGGCCTCACCACACGCCGAGCGGCCCGCCGACTGCGAACAGCTGATGGCAGCGGCACGACAGCCCCGGCCTGCGGCTGAACCGACACCGACCGTCGCCGAGCTGGCGCGATCGATCTCGGGGACGGACTGGCCGGAGATCGTCGAGGAGCGCATCGGCCACTGGGCCGGCGGCTACTTCGACCAGGGACAGGCGCTGTGGGCGGCACCCCGACGCGGTGACACCTGGACGGCCTTCCGCAGCCATGCCGTCCATGACCTGACGCCGGAGATCCTCGGGCTGACCGGGTTTGCACGCTTTGTCGCCGACGCGCCCGACCGCCCCGGCATCTATCTGCAGCGCGCCATTGAACGGCTCCAACTGACGCCAGAGATGCTGCCCACCTACTGGCACAGCCTGCTACTCACGCTGGGGGGATGGGCGCAGTACGCCCGTTACCAGCAATGGCAGGCGGAGCTCGAGGGCGACACCGACTCCACCCTGGTCGAGCTGCTGGCGATCCGCCTGCTCTGGGACGAGGCGCTGTTCACCCACTACGGCGATGCACTGAGCGCGGCCTGGGCGGATGCCAGAGCCCGCCATGCTCAACCCGTGACCCTGAGCGCGGACGATGTGGTCGACGAGATTCTCCAGGAGGCGGCCGAGCGTGCCCGTCAGCGTCAACTCGCCGAGGCGATGGGCACAACCGATGACGATACCGAATCGGTTCCACCGAATGCGGCGCCGCGGCCCGCCCTGCAGGCGGCGTTCTGCATCGATGTCCGCTCGGAGGTCTTTCGACGCGCGCTGGAGCAGGTGGTACCGGCGGCACAGACAATGGGATTTGCGGGTTTTTTCGGTGTCCCGGTCACACATCAGGGCTTCGCCTCCGATCTGCAGGAGTCGCGGCTGCCGGCGCTGCTCCAGCCCAGCCTTCACTCGCGTGCGGGCGGTGGCGGGCAGGACGCCGCGGACACGGCACGGCGCCATACGGCGCGCGCCAAGCGGGCCTGGGGACGGTTCAAACTGGCGGCGGTCTCATCATTCGCGTTTGTCGAGGCCATGGGGCCGGTCTACATCACCCGGCTCGCCCGGGAGGCCCTGGGCATCGCCGACAGGCCACTACCGGGTGGGCCAACGCCGCACCTCACACCGCTACCGGCGGCCCGTGAACGTGTTGATACCGCCGAGACGATCCTGCGGGCGATGTCGCTGACCGATGGGTTCGCACCGCTTGTTCTGCTCATGGGCCATGGCGCGAGTGTCACCAACAACCCCCATGGCAGCGCTCTGCAGTGCGGCGCCTGTGGCGGCTATGCCGGTGACGTCAACGCACGCTTACTGGCCGGGCTGCTCAATGACACATCGGTGCGCGCCGGCCTCAAGAATCGGGGCATCACGTTCCCCGAGGACACCTGCTTCATGGCCGGTCTGCATGACACCACCCGTGACCGGGTCCAGCTCTATGATCAGGACCTCGAAACAGCGGTGGACCGGGACCTGCTAATACGCGTGCAGACCTGGATGGCCGACGCTGGCGAGCTCGCCCGAACCGAGCGCGGCCGGTCGCTGCCCCATGCCGAGAGCACCCGAGCCATTGAACGGCGTGCTCGGGACTGGTCCGAAGTCCGGCCCGAGTGGGGGCTCGCCGGGTGTCAGATGCTGATCGCCGCTCCTCGAACCGTTACCCGGGGTATCGATCTGGGCGGACAGGCATTCCTCCATGATTACGACTGGCGTGCGGACGCCGGTCAGGACTATCCGGTCCTCGAGCTCATCCTCACCGCACCGGTGATCGTTGCGAGCTGGATCAGCCTCCAGTACTACGGCTCCGCCGTCGCTCCGGCGCTATTTGGCGCTGGTAACAAGCTGATTCACAACATCGTCGGTGGCATCGGCGTGCTTGAGGGCAACGGCGGGATGCTGCGTACCGGTCTGCCATGGCAGTCGGTCCACGACGGTGAGGGTCGACGCCATGACCCCCTGCGACTGACCGTCGCCATCCAGGCGCCAAAAGCGGCGATCAGCGACACGCTCGCCCGGCATCCCTCGGTACAGGCATTGTTCGACAACCGCTGGCTGCACTTGCTGGCGATGGACAATCAGGGCCGGCTTGCGTGGCGCTATACCAGCGACGGGCAGTGGTCGCCCATGGCCCATCACCTCGAGGGGGGACATGACGGCGACGCCGGCTGA
- a CDS encoding Crp/Fnr family transcriptional regulator, with protein sequence MDPEQTAVTSNALFEALDEGTWHRVHEGGRRMQVSAGTPLFAAGDPCQGLPLVLSGEIRVQMIGASGNEIVLYRIKGGEMCPLSLGCLLTNNSHQSEAVVEQDSEVLVIPAGLTEKLMNDAVCFRRALLESYGQRLQSLMLVIEEVAFRRLDERLAQRLVERQSYGRLSATHQDLAVELGSAREVVSRLLKEFERRGMVELERGLITITDLPALNRIGQVNTDGKTD encoded by the coding sequence ATGGATCCCGAGCAAACCGCAGTCACGAGCAATGCATTGTTCGAAGCGCTGGACGAGGGGACGTGGCATCGCGTGCATGAAGGCGGAAGGCGCATGCAGGTCTCGGCCGGTACGCCGTTGTTCGCGGCAGGCGATCCATGTCAGGGACTGCCGCTGGTGCTCAGTGGCGAGATCCGCGTACAGATGATCGGCGCCTCCGGGAACGAAATCGTCCTCTATCGCATCAAAGGAGGAGAGATGTGCCCCCTCTCTCTCGGTTGTCTGCTCACGAATAACAGCCATCAATCAGAGGCAGTTGTTGAGCAGGACAGCGAGGTGCTGGTCATCCCCGCAGGACTGACCGAGAAACTGATGAATGATGCAGTGTGTTTCCGCCGGGCGCTGCTCGAGAGTTATGGTCAACGATTGCAGTCGCTGATGCTGGTCATCGAAGAGGTCGCTTTCCGTCGATTGGATGAGCGATTGGCCCAGCGACTTGTCGAGCGTCAATCATATGGACGATTATCGGCCACTCATCAGGATCTTGCGGTAGAATTGGGGTCTGCTCGTGAGGTTGTCAGTCGACTCCTCAAGGAGTTTGAGCGTCGCGGGATGGTCGAACTCGAGCGCGGGCTGATCACCATTACCGATCTGCCGGCGCTCAATCGGATCGGCCAGGTGAACACGGACGGAAAGACTGACTGA